A window of the Cystobacter fuscus genome harbors these coding sequences:
- a CDS encoding lanthionine synthetase C family protein → MKNWTTLLDGELRERALQTVDEIAEVLQVSQGLEGPTLSGGLAGRALLFAELQRGRPQLGHGGHAERLIHQAALAFEEKPLLPWLHGGFSGIAWSIERLGTLGLHGLEDMDEIDQALLELLSRQPWSADYDLIRGLVGLGVYALERLPRPLAVQCLEAIVARLEERSTRAGSGLSWWTPPHHLPPHQRAMYTAGCFNLGAAHGVPAVVALLALISRTGVAEKKARALAQGGARWLLANALPDSPGARFPSAVAPGVDVTPCRSAWCHGDPGVVLCLVVTAQALGDVQLEREALALAREAALRPVEESGVCDAGLCHGAAGLGHIYNRLYQVSGDATFKHTATEWFTRTLRMRRPGEGVAGFVFWSSPTGKNEDMGWIADKSLLHGVTGTALALLAAAQPHTPMWDGMLMASIPA, encoded by the coding sequence ATGAAGAACTGGACGACATTGCTGGACGGCGAGCTGCGGGAACGAGCACTCCAGACCGTGGATGAGATCGCCGAGGTGCTCCAGGTCAGTCAGGGATTGGAAGGGCCCACGCTCTCGGGGGGACTCGCCGGACGCGCCCTGCTCTTCGCCGAGCTGCAACGGGGCCGGCCCCAGCTCGGCCACGGCGGCCACGCGGAGCGGCTCATCCACCAGGCGGCGCTGGCCTTCGAGGAAAAACCCTTGCTGCCCTGGCTCCACGGGGGCTTCTCCGGAATCGCCTGGTCCATCGAGCGGCTCGGCACCCTCGGCCTCCACGGACTCGAGGACATGGACGAGATCGACCAGGCGCTGCTCGAGCTGCTCTCGCGGCAGCCGTGGAGCGCGGATTACGATCTCATCCGTGGCCTCGTGGGCCTGGGCGTCTACGCGCTGGAGCGCCTGCCACGCCCCCTCGCCGTCCAATGCCTGGAGGCCATCGTCGCGCGGCTGGAGGAGCGCTCCACCCGCGCGGGCTCGGGCCTGTCGTGGTGGACGCCTCCCCATCACCTGCCGCCCCACCAGCGCGCCATGTACACCGCGGGCTGTTTCAACCTGGGCGCCGCGCACGGCGTGCCCGCCGTCGTCGCCCTGCTCGCGTTGATCTCCCGCACGGGTGTGGCGGAGAAGAAGGCACGTGCGCTCGCCCAGGGGGGAGCGCGCTGGCTGCTCGCCAACGCGCTCCCGGACAGCCCCGGCGCGCGCTTTCCCTCGGCCGTGGCGCCGGGCGTGGACGTGACGCCCTGCCGCTCGGCCTGGTGCCACGGCGACCCCGGCGTCGTCCTGTGCCTCGTCGTCACCGCGCAGGCGCTCGGGGACGTACAGCTCGAGCGCGAGGCGCTGGCGCTCGCACGCGAGGCCGCCCTGCGCCCCGTGGAGGAGTCCGGCGTGTGCGACGCGGGCCTCTGCCATGGCGCGGCCGGCCTCGGCCACATCTACAACCGGCTCTACCAGGTGTCGGGAGACGCCACGTTCAAGCACACCGCCACCGAGTGGTTCACCCGCACGCTGCGCATGCGCCGCCCCGGCGAGGGCGTGGCCGGCTTCGTCTTCTGGTCCTCGCCCACCGGCAAGAACGAGGACATGGGCTGGATCGCCGACAAGAGCCTGCTCCACGGCGTCACCGGCACCGCGCTCGCCCTGCTCGCCGCCGCCCAGCCCCACACCCCGATGTGGGACGGCATGTTGATGGCCTCCATCCCCGCTTGA
- a CDS encoding ELWxxDGT repeat protein: MDAWRSAVLLCSLMVGCGGGLGPESPTPDNELPPAGMPAGGGGDRASAPPARPTLGTAHLVKDVFPPSDRPARTDPGPSSLVDFQGRLFFATHYEDGTHALWASDGTEAGTVRVKDFPALTDTTTDLVTELTPVGAQLFFVAGDAAHGPELWVTDGTTGGTRQVKELTPGMGGDSAPYKLTAVGGQLLFFRYIPGTDSGHTELWRSDGTDAGTVLVRDMGPDSSLSFSQVLVGNTLFFVFTDAEHGTELWKTDGTTEGTVLVADIQAGPASAYPAHLQKLGTSVFFLTSTPSYGSELWRTDGTSEGTVRVRELSADSDGPIPNLMEGPGRQLFLTLTTPSDHLLRLSSLTVDDTGAVQERPVATLPNAFSDQPDSDALIGTSTVAGGRLFFSVNISSSGPAPRDVQLWMTDGTANGTQQVSRPLSLSDEFQSELFTLDDRILYSNIGEGQGLEPWVSDGTAEGTRQLQDLAPGQDFSYPHDFTRVGSAVYFTAYTPGHGAELWVLPLEG; encoded by the coding sequence ATGGATGCGTGGCGTAGCGCGGTATTGCTCTGCTCGCTGATGGTGGGATGTGGTGGTGGGCTGGGCCCGGAATCCCCCACGCCGGACAACGAACTTCCGCCCGCGGGTATGCCCGCCGGAGGAGGAGGCGACCGCGCGAGTGCTCCACCGGCCCGTCCGACACTGGGCACCGCGCATCTCGTCAAGGATGTCTTTCCGCCCTCCGACCGCCCCGCCCGGACCGACCCGGGCCCCTCGAGCCTGGTGGACTTCCAGGGACGGCTCTTCTTCGCGACCCACTACGAGGACGGCACCCACGCCCTGTGGGCGAGTGATGGGACCGAAGCGGGCACCGTGCGGGTGAAGGACTTTCCCGCGCTCACGGACACGACCACCGACCTCGTGACGGAGCTGACCCCCGTGGGCGCCCAGCTCTTCTTCGTCGCGGGAGACGCGGCGCACGGCCCGGAACTCTGGGTCACCGACGGCACCACCGGCGGCACGCGGCAGGTGAAGGAACTCACACCGGGCATGGGCGGCGACTCGGCGCCCTACAAGCTCACCGCCGTGGGCGGCCAGCTGCTCTTCTTCCGTTACATCCCCGGCACGGACAGCGGCCACACCGAGCTGTGGAGGAGCGATGGCACGGACGCGGGCACGGTGCTCGTGCGCGACATGGGGCCGGACTCCTCGCTGAGCTTCTCGCAGGTGCTCGTGGGCAACACCCTCTTCTTCGTCTTCACGGACGCGGAGCATGGCACCGAGTTGTGGAAGACCGACGGCACGACCGAGGGCACGGTGCTGGTGGCGGACATCCAGGCCGGCCCCGCCAGCGCCTACCCCGCCCATCTCCAGAAGCTGGGCACGTCCGTGTTCTTCCTCACCTCGACGCCTTCCTACGGCAGCGAGCTGTGGCGCACGGACGGCACGAGCGAGGGCACGGTGCGCGTGCGAGAGCTGTCCGCGGACTCGGATGGCCCCATCCCCAACCTGATGGAGGGCCCGGGCCGCCAGCTCTTCCTCACGCTCACCACGCCGTCGGATCACCTCCTGCGCCTGTCTTCCCTGACGGTGGACGACACGGGCGCGGTGCAAGAGCGGCCCGTGGCGACGCTGCCCAATGCCTTCTCGGATCAGCCCGATTCGGATGCCCTCATCGGCACCTCCACCGTGGCGGGCGGCCGGCTCTTCTTCAGCGTGAACATCTCCTCGTCGGGACCGGCGCCCCGGGACGTGCAGCTCTGGATGACCGATGGAACGGCGAACGGAACGCAGCAGGTGTCCCGGCCCCTGAGCTTGTCGGATGAATTCCAGAGCGAGCTGTTCACCCTGGATGATCGCATCCTCTACAGCAACATCGGCGAGGGACAGGGCCTGGAGCCCTGGGTGAGCGACGGAACGGCGGAGGGAACGCGGCAGCTCCAGGATCTCGCCCCCGGGCAGGACTTCTCCTATCCGCACGACTTCACCCGCGTCGGTTCCGCCGTCTACTTCACGGCCTACACGCCGGGCCACGGCGCCGAGCTGTGGGTGCTGCCGCTGGAGGGATAG
- a CDS encoding bifunctional ornithine acetyltransferase/N-acetylglutamate synthase, whose product MPAEVDKPAKMNLTLIVLDEPTPAFGAVFTTNAFPGAPVLVGRERLREPTLGAVVVNNKVSNVCAPGGVEASERLCAEVARGLGLSATQVLPCSTGVIGWRLPVDAMVGAVPAAVTSLDARSVMPAAEGIMTTDLYPKVRRATVGQGSIVGIAKGAGMLEPNLATMLVYLLTDVDVPRDALRATLRSVAAKTFGCISVDSDTSTSDTVAILSSRQVPCPSLEQFESALERVCADLAEDLVRNGEGVHHVMRVRVHGAPDEAVARGIGKSVVNSPLFQCAVNGNDPNVGRLVMAIGKYVGAHHPGMDLSRCTLRMGGRVIFQQGTFRLDHEAERALVAHMKEAELYTSVAPADGLTFRPPVTWPPHERAVEIDVDLGLGAAACTVLGSDRSHEYISENADYRS is encoded by the coding sequence GTGCCCGCCGAGGTGGACAAGCCCGCGAAGATGAACCTCACGCTCATCGTGCTCGACGAGCCGACGCCGGCGTTCGGGGCGGTGTTCACGACGAACGCGTTTCCCGGAGCGCCGGTGCTCGTGGGCCGTGAGCGGCTGCGCGAGCCCACACTGGGCGCGGTGGTGGTGAACAACAAGGTGAGCAACGTGTGCGCACCGGGCGGCGTCGAGGCCTCCGAGCGGCTGTGCGCGGAGGTGGCTCGGGGCCTGGGGTTGAGCGCCACGCAGGTGCTGCCCTGCTCCACGGGAGTCATCGGGTGGCGGCTGCCGGTGGACGCCATGGTGGGGGCGGTGCCCGCGGCGGTGACCTCGCTCGATGCCCGCTCCGTGATGCCCGCCGCCGAGGGCATCATGACGACCGACCTCTACCCCAAGGTGCGCCGGGCCACCGTGGGCCAGGGCAGCATCGTGGGCATCGCCAAGGGGGCGGGGATGCTCGAGCCCAACCTGGCCACCATGCTCGTCTACCTGCTCACCGACGTGGACGTGCCCCGCGATGCCCTGCGCGCCACCCTGCGCTCGGTGGCCGCGAAGACGTTCGGCTGCATCAGCGTGGACAGCGACACCAGCACCTCGGACACCGTGGCGATCCTCTCCTCGCGCCAGGTGCCCTGCCCATCGCTCGAGCAGTTCGAGTCCGCGCTCGAGCGCGTGTGCGCCGACCTCGCCGAGGACCTGGTGCGCAACGGCGAGGGCGTCCACCACGTCATGCGCGTGCGTGTCCACGGCGCGCCGGACGAGGCGGTGGCGCGCGGCATCGGCAAGTCGGTGGTGAACTCGCCCCTGTTCCAGTGCGCCGTCAACGGCAACGATCCCAACGTGGGCCGGCTGGTGATGGCCATCGGCAAGTACGTGGGCGCCCACCACCCGGGGATGGACCTGTCGCGCTGCACGCTGCGCATGGGCGGCCGGGTCATCTTCCAGCAGGGCACCTTCCGGCTCGACCACGAGGCCGAACGCGCCCTGGTGGCGCACATGAAGGAGGCCGAGCTCTACACGAGCGTGGCGCCCGCGGACGGGCTCACCTTCCGGCCTCCGGTGACGTGGCCCCCGCACGAGCGCGCGGTGGAGATCGACGTGGACCTGGGGCTGGGCGCGGCGGCGTGCACGGTGCTCGGCTCGGACCGCAGCCACGAGTACATCAGCGAGAACGCGGACTACCGCAGCTGA
- a CDS encoding lantibiotic dehydratase, whose translation MKTAQTENMSREFPFAPSGFFVLRTPLLPFDELDTWGQGLEAPRLPPGLPLEPALQRDRATLRARLAEMVRRPEVREALFVASPGFHEHLEQWERAPESEQGVKLERGLVRYLSRMAGRPTPFGLFSGYSVGELGEHTRLRTGPRERYQRHTRLDMDYACLLAEAFSRSPELRPHIPHRPSTSLYRASNQLHYAERRLAARHRAYHLMAIEPTEYLEAALARARHGVRPEELARFLVEMDPDVSLDEARGYVDELIDSQLLVSELQPPVTGPEALPELISQLRQLPGTTSLTEALGAVQSCLEHLDREGLGASSERYLDVARMLAKLPVPVELPRLFQVDLIKPAPEAVLGKEVLRELEKGVRLLHRLHPSPPEDGLEAFRDAFLQRYEGRELPLLEVLDEESGIGFMTSGAPDARVVPLLEGLALGAPREARASFGEREARLLHKLEHVQRTGSQVMELSDEDLAHLENPSRAPLPDAFMAMATVAAESEESLARGRFQVRLHMAAGPSGANVLGRFCLGDEQLHLKVRAHLRAEESSRPDAVYAEIVHLPQGRAGNILARPVLRGHELTYLGRSGAPDDRQLDASDLLISLQGRRIVLRSRRLGREVIPRMTNVHDHGARNLGLYRFLCTLATQHQCGALQWSWGPLAHARFLPRVTHGRLVLSVARWSFWHDTLEGLGAITGAQRFAAIQALRAEHRLPRFIALEEGDQLLPIDLDNVLSIDTLVQRIKDRPRVTLVELFPRPEELCAHGPEGRFHHEVVVPFGRTRPAPAEPRRLHEVPVPRPELSARGFLPGSEWLDARIYTGAATADRLMIGLLAPLVRAALASSAADGWFFTRHADPDWHLRLRFHGAPERLQEVQHELMSMLSRARRDGLVWKVQLDTYEREVERYGGAEGVRLCERLFQVDSEATLQLLELLRDDEGTEARWRLMLASMDSLLSDLGMDLDAKLRLVTVLREGLGREFHVQRATEHQLSERYRRERRGLEQLLVTRRVQQPVLTQGLAVLARRSERQVPITTALRALSEAGRLRVPLAELAGNLLHMNANRMAHCSVREQELVLHDYLRRHYGSLRARQGQTSPKRPAVILSTAI comes from the coding sequence ATGAAAACCGCACAGACCGAGAACATGTCGCGGGAGTTCCCCTTCGCCCCCTCCGGGTTCTTCGTGCTCCGCACGCCCCTGCTCCCCTTCGATGAGCTGGACACCTGGGGACAAGGCCTGGAGGCCCCCCGCCTTCCGCCGGGCCTGCCCCTGGAGCCGGCGCTCCAACGCGACCGCGCCACGCTGCGCGCGCGCCTGGCGGAGATGGTGCGCCGGCCCGAGGTGCGTGAGGCGCTCTTCGTGGCCTCGCCCGGCTTCCACGAGCACCTGGAGCAGTGGGAGCGCGCCCCCGAGAGCGAGCAGGGAGTGAAGCTGGAGCGCGGCCTCGTGCGCTACCTGTCGCGCATGGCCGGCCGGCCCACGCCCTTCGGCCTCTTCTCGGGCTACTCCGTGGGAGAGCTGGGCGAGCACACCCGGCTGCGCACCGGGCCCCGCGAGCGCTACCAGCGCCACACCCGCCTGGACATGGACTACGCGTGCCTGCTCGCGGAGGCGTTCTCCCGCTCGCCCGAGCTGCGCCCCCACATCCCCCACCGGCCCAGCACCAGCCTCTACCGCGCCAGCAACCAGCTTCACTACGCCGAGCGGCGCCTCGCGGCACGCCACCGCGCCTACCACCTCATGGCCATCGAGCCCACCGAGTACCTCGAGGCCGCGCTCGCCCGGGCCCGCCACGGCGTGCGGCCCGAGGAGCTGGCGCGCTTCCTCGTGGAGATGGACCCCGACGTCAGCCTCGACGAGGCGAGGGGCTACGTCGACGAGCTCATCGACAGTCAGCTCCTCGTGTCCGAGCTGCAGCCCCCGGTCACCGGGCCCGAGGCCCTCCCCGAGCTCATCTCCCAGTTGCGCCAGCTTCCCGGCACCACGTCCCTCACCGAGGCGCTGGGCGCCGTCCAATCCTGCCTGGAGCACCTGGATCGGGAGGGGCTTGGCGCGTCGAGCGAGCGCTACCTGGACGTGGCGCGCATGCTGGCGAAGCTGCCCGTCCCCGTCGAGCTGCCGCGGCTCTTCCAGGTGGACCTCATCAAGCCCGCCCCCGAGGCCGTGCTGGGCAAGGAGGTGCTGCGCGAGCTGGAGAAGGGGGTGCGGCTGCTGCACCGCCTCCACCCCTCGCCCCCGGAGGATGGCCTGGAGGCCTTCCGCGACGCGTTCCTCCAGCGCTACGAGGGCCGGGAACTGCCCCTGCTGGAGGTGCTGGACGAGGAATCTGGCATCGGCTTCATGACGTCCGGCGCCCCGGACGCGCGAGTCGTTCCCCTGCTCGAGGGGCTCGCCCTGGGCGCGCCCCGGGAAGCACGCGCCAGCTTCGGCGAACGCGAGGCCCGGCTGCTGCACAAGCTCGAGCACGTGCAGCGCACGGGCAGCCAGGTGATGGAGTTGAGTGACGAGGACCTCGCCCACCTGGAGAACCCGTCCCGCGCGCCCCTGCCGGATGCCTTCATGGCCATGGCCACCGTGGCGGCCGAGTCCGAGGAATCGCTCGCCCGGGGCCGCTTCCAGGTCCGCCTGCACATGGCGGCGGGTCCCTCGGGCGCCAACGTCCTGGGCCGCTTCTGTCTGGGGGACGAACAGTTGCACCTGAAGGTGCGCGCGCACCTGCGCGCCGAGGAGTCATCGCGCCCGGACGCGGTCTACGCGGAGATCGTCCACCTGCCCCAGGGCCGGGCCGGCAACATCCTCGCCCGCCCGGTGCTGCGCGGCCATGAGCTCACCTACCTGGGCCGCTCCGGCGCCCCCGATGATCGGCAGCTCGACGCGTCCGATCTGCTCATCTCCCTCCAGGGCCGCCGCATCGTGCTGCGCTCGCGGCGGCTGGGGCGCGAGGTCATCCCCCGGATGACCAACGTCCACGACCACGGGGCTCGGAACCTGGGCCTGTACAGGTTCCTGTGCACCCTGGCCACCCAGCACCAGTGCGGCGCCTTGCAATGGAGCTGGGGCCCGCTCGCCCACGCCCGCTTCCTGCCGCGCGTCACCCACGGGCGGCTCGTGCTCTCCGTCGCCCGGTGGAGCTTCTGGCACGACACCCTGGAGGGACTCGGCGCGATCACCGGCGCCCAACGCTTCGCCGCCATCCAGGCGCTCCGGGCCGAACACCGCCTGCCCCGCTTCATCGCGCTGGAGGAGGGCGACCAACTCCTGCCGATCGACCTGGACAACGTGTTGAGCATCGACACGCTGGTGCAGCGCATCAAGGACCGGCCCCGGGTGACGCTGGTGGAGCTGTTCCCCCGGCCCGAGGAGCTGTGCGCCCACGGTCCCGAGGGCCGCTTCCACCACGAGGTGGTGGTGCCCTTCGGCCGCACGCGCCCCGCACCCGCCGAGCCCCGGCGGCTCCACGAGGTGCCGGTGCCGCGTCCCGAGCTCTCCGCCCGCGGCTTCCTGCCCGGCTCGGAGTGGCTGGACGCCAGGATCTACACCGGCGCGGCCACCGCGGACCGGCTGATGATCGGGCTGTTGGCGCCGCTCGTGCGCGCCGCGCTGGCCTCCTCCGCGGCCGACGGATGGTTCTTCACCCGCCACGCGGACCCGGACTGGCACCTGCGGCTGCGCTTCCACGGCGCGCCCGAGCGGCTCCAGGAAGTGCAGCACGAGCTGATGAGCATGCTGTCGCGTGCCCGACGAGATGGGCTCGTGTGGAAGGTGCAGCTCGACACCTACGAGCGCGAGGTGGAGCGCTACGGGGGCGCGGAAGGGGTGCGGCTGTGCGAACGCCTCTTCCAGGTGGACAGCGAGGCGACACTCCAGTTGTTGGAGCTGCTCCGGGACGACGAGGGCACGGAGGCGCGCTGGCGCTTGATGCTGGCCAGCATGGACTCCCTCCTGTCCGACCTGGGCATGGACCTGGATGCGAAGCTGCGGCTGGTCACCGTGCTGCGCGAGGGCCTCGGCCGCGAGTTCCACGTCCAGCGCGCCACCGAGCACCAGTTGAGCGAGCGCTATCGCCGCGAGCGGCGCGGCCTCGAGCAACTGCTCGTCACGCGCCGGGTCCAACAGCCGGTGCTCACCCAGGGCCTGGCGGTGCTCGCTCGGAGATCAGAGCGGCAGGTGCCCATCACCACCGCGCTCCGGGCCCTGTCCGAGGCGGGAAGACTGCGAGTGCCGCTCGCCGAGCTGGCGGGCAACCTGTTGCACATGAATGCCAACCGCATGGCCCATTGCTCGGTCCGTGAGCAGGAGCTCGTCCTCCATGACTATCTCCGCCGCCACTACGGCTCCCTTCGGGCCCGCCAAGGCCAGACATCGCCGAAGCGGCCCGCCGTGATCCTCAGCACCGCGATTTGA
- a CDS encoding kinesin, whose protein sequence is MPRQLVYRRYGGSLQVSIPSFEVLVEAVHIPETQWLATACPVEGLTCDRRFLEYLDTDKNGRIRVMEVRQAVRFTAEHLRSFQGADAGSDVLVLDLLADGAVRARDAAGLLLDTLKAEDRTRISLEQVRASDRALREAGHNGDGIVAPAFLPAAVQPLAVRLMASFPEVKNRAGQPGVELLTLQRFREERRALLAHLAERASVLVWGAPSVERARRIQEVRPLLDTYFLQCRLIAAQPEAVTSLKLDGGRVQGALGDLQALSRVVSELPVAPPEPGGLLRWSRMYRGPAFEKLDAFRRDVAVPVSNDQATLSDASWREMSARADAILAWQARLEASPLRDWADVLATISESDLDAIEAKCREDLARKDTLGAVEDLERLILYQRWLLTFANNFISMPDLYQTKRRALVERGTLILGGRRYRLSVLVKDRAAHSALTNQGTTCTLYVQVIAREDGESYEVAVPVTRGRSTELSVGKRGVFYDVEQREYDAVVTQIVRQPVSLWEAMTMPFERIGKFISSKIEGMAAAGEKSLDESLEKSYAHGSGVASAAVATPAAAPTAPAPAPVAAAAPVGGPGGFLAATGIAFAAVGSSLAFIVSQVRSLTVFDVLTALIIAAAVVMLPSGLLGWLKLRKRNLALLLEGSGWALNDQLMLTRDLAMLITRRPRLPKTATVDRADMLRSALVTVHEDDEGEPRSWGLGFFLILAALAALLWQFREPIAREACSRQWMRGAMCEWGRAPGTAPATPPAAPAPGGSGAP, encoded by the coding sequence ATGCCGCGTCAGCTCGTCTACCGCCGTTATGGAGGGTCCCTCCAGGTCTCCATTCCTTCCTTCGAGGTGTTGGTGGAGGCCGTCCACATTCCCGAGACGCAGTGGCTCGCGACGGCGTGTCCGGTCGAGGGGCTCACCTGTGATCGCCGCTTCCTGGAGTACCTGGACACCGACAAGAACGGGCGCATCCGGGTGATGGAGGTGCGGCAGGCCGTGCGGTTCACGGCGGAGCACCTGCGCTCCTTCCAGGGGGCGGACGCGGGGAGCGACGTGCTGGTGCTGGACCTGCTCGCCGACGGGGCGGTGAGGGCCCGGGACGCGGCCGGCCTGCTGCTGGACACCTTGAAGGCGGAGGATCGCACGCGCATCTCGCTCGAGCAGGTGCGCGCGAGTGATCGGGCGCTGCGCGAGGCGGGGCACAACGGGGATGGCATCGTGGCACCGGCCTTCCTGCCCGCGGCCGTGCAACCCCTGGCCGTGCGGCTCATGGCCTCCTTCCCCGAGGTGAAGAACCGCGCGGGGCAGCCCGGGGTGGAGCTGCTCACGCTCCAGCGCTTCCGCGAGGAGCGGCGGGCGCTGCTGGCCCATCTGGCCGAGCGGGCCTCGGTGCTCGTCTGGGGCGCGCCGAGCGTGGAGCGGGCCCGTCGCATCCAGGAGGTGCGCCCGCTGCTGGACACGTACTTCCTGCAGTGCCGGCTGATCGCGGCCCAACCCGAGGCCGTCACGAGCCTCAAGCTGGACGGGGGCAGGGTGCAGGGGGCGCTCGGAGACCTCCAGGCGCTCTCGCGCGTGGTGTCGGAGCTGCCCGTGGCGCCTCCCGAGCCCGGGGGGCTCTTGCGCTGGTCGCGGATGTACCGGGGGCCCGCGTTCGAGAAGCTGGATGCGTTCCGGCGGGACGTGGCGGTGCCGGTGTCCAATGATCAGGCGACGCTGTCGGACGCGTCCTGGCGCGAGATGTCCGCGCGGGCCGACGCCATCCTGGCCTGGCAGGCGCGGCTGGAGGCGAGCCCCTTGCGCGACTGGGCGGACGTGCTGGCGACGATCTCCGAGTCCGATCTGGACGCCATCGAGGCGAAGTGCCGGGAGGACCTGGCGCGCAAGGACACCCTGGGCGCGGTGGAGGACCTGGAGCGGTTGATCCTCTACCAGCGCTGGCTGCTGACGTTCGCCAACAACTTCATCAGCATGCCGGACCTCTACCAGACGAAGCGGCGCGCGCTGGTGGAGCGCGGCACGCTCATCCTCGGAGGGCGGCGCTACCGGCTGTCGGTGCTGGTGAAGGACCGGGCCGCGCACTCCGCGCTGACGAACCAGGGGACGACCTGCACGCTCTACGTGCAGGTGATCGCCAGGGAGGACGGGGAGAGCTACGAGGTGGCGGTGCCCGTCACGCGCGGGCGCAGCACCGAGCTGTCGGTGGGCAAGCGCGGCGTGTTCTACGACGTGGAGCAGCGCGAGTACGACGCCGTGGTGACGCAGATCGTCCGGCAGCCCGTGTCGTTGTGGGAGGCGATGACGATGCCCTTCGAGCGCATCGGCAAGTTCATCTCCTCGAAGATCGAGGGGATGGCGGCCGCGGGCGAGAAGTCGCTCGATGAGTCGCTGGAGAAGAGCTACGCGCACGGCTCCGGGGTGGCGAGCGCGGCGGTGGCCACTCCGGCCGCGGCGCCCACGGCTCCGGCTCCAGCTCCGGTCGCGGCGGCGGCGCCCGTGGGCGGGCCGGGAGGCTTCCTCGCGGCGACGGGCATCGCGTTCGCGGCGGTGGGCTCCTCGCTGGCGTTCATCGTGTCGCAGGTGCGCTCGCTCACGGTGTTCGATGTCCTCACCGCGCTCATCATCGCCGCCGCCGTGGTGATGCTGCCCTCGGGCCTGCTGGGCTGGCTCAAGCTGCGCAAGCGCAACCTGGCGTTGCTGCTGGAGGGCTCGGGCTGGGCGCTCAATGATCAGCTGATGCTCACGCGCGACCTGGCGATGCTCATCACCCGCCGGCCCCGGCTGCCCAAGACTGCCACGGTGGACAGGGCGGACATGTTGCGCTCGGCGCTGGTGACGGTGCACGAGGATGACGAGGGCGAGCCGCGCTCGTGGGGACTGGGCTTCTTCCTCATCCTGGCGGCGCTGGCCGCACTGCTCTGGCAGTTCCGCGAGCCGATCGCTCGGGAGGCCTGTTCGCGGCAGTGGATGCGTGGCGCCATGTGCGAGTGGGGACGCGCCCCGGGCACGGCACCGGCGACGCCTCCCGCGGCACCCGCGCCTGGCGGGTCAGGGGCGCCCTGA
- the coaA gene encoding type I pantothenate kinase, with amino-acid sequence MSVPKQQAASMFVDFERDAWRALRASTPLLLDAAEVEALRGLGEQLDLKEVEDVYLPLSRLLNLHVAAAQGLWTAQQAFLGGFTQRVPFVIGIAGSVAVGKSTTARILQALLSRWPDHPHVELVTTDGFLFPNRVLTERGLMLRKGFPESYDRRALVRFLAEIKSGRAEVSAPVYSHLVYDIVPGEFLSIRRPDILILEGLNVLQTGPVEGGKLPHTFLSDFFDFSIYVDAHEQDIRRWYVDRFQRLRETAFRDERSFFRRFAELTEEQATARALSVWAEINGPNLVQNIAPTRSRARLILLKGADHKVRRVRMRKT; translated from the coding sequence ATGTCCGTACCCAAGCAACAGGCCGCGTCCATGTTCGTCGATTTCGAGCGCGATGCGTGGAGGGCGCTGCGCGCGTCGACTCCGCTGCTGCTCGACGCGGCCGAGGTCGAGGCGCTGCGAGGACTGGGCGAGCAGCTGGACTTGAAGGAGGTGGAGGACGTCTATCTGCCCCTGTCCCGGCTGCTCAACCTGCACGTGGCGGCGGCGCAGGGCCTGTGGACGGCGCAGCAGGCGTTCCTGGGCGGCTTCACCCAGCGGGTGCCGTTCGTCATCGGCATCGCGGGCAGTGTGGCGGTGGGCAAGAGCACCACGGCGCGCATCCTCCAGGCGCTGCTGTCACGCTGGCCGGACCACCCCCACGTGGAGCTCGTCACCACGGATGGCTTCCTCTTCCCCAACCGGGTGCTCACCGAGCGCGGCCTCATGCTGCGCAAGGGCTTCCCGGAGAGCTATGACCGGCGCGCCCTGGTGCGCTTCCTCGCGGAGATCAAATCCGGCCGCGCCGAGGTGAGCGCTCCCGTCTACTCGCACCTCGTCTACGACATCGTCCCCGGTGAGTTCCTGTCCATCCGCCGGCCGGACATCCTCATCCTCGAGGGGCTCAACGTCCTGCAGACGGGGCCGGTGGAGGGGGGGAAGCTGCCGCACACCTTCCTGTCGGACTTCTTCGACTTCTCCATCTACGTGGACGCGCACGAGCAGGACATCCGCCGCTGGTACGTGGACCGCTTCCAGCGCCTGCGCGAGACGGCGTTCCGCGACGAGCGCTCCTTCTTCCGGCGCTTCGCCGAGCTCACCGAGGAGCAGGCCACGGCGCGCGCCCTGTCCGTCTGGGCGGAGATCAACGGGCCCAACCTGGTGCAGAACATCGCGCCCACGCGCTCGCGCGCGCGGCTCATCCTGCTCAAGGGCGCGGACCACAAGGTGCGTCGCGTGCGCATGCGCAAGACGTGA